The Citrifermentans bemidjiense Bem genome window below encodes:
- a CDS encoding GAF domain-containing sensor histidine kinase, with translation MNGSDISSHVTDPARLAALRAVALLDTPTEEAFDRLSRLASRFASAPVALVTLVDSDRQFFKSCVGLPEPWLSSRQTPLSHSFCQYNRVAKQPLIIEDARVHPLFKENLAIRDLMVIAYLGIPLVTSDGYVLGSFCVIDHKPRHWSGEDVEVVENLAAAVMTEIQLRTEIAVRARGEETLRRQHEELGRAYRELEREAAERARTAEQLRQRDQMLIQQSRLAAMGEMINNIAHQWRQPLNLLGLLAQELPITYATEEFSEQYLESRVQKMMESIGHMSATIDNFRNFFCPEMEKVEFGISDVVEKTISLMGLTLKQVQINIEVAGNVNPVITGYPNQYAQVQLNILNNARDAFAERNVSSPKIEIRIAAEEGRSVLTVSDNAGGIPADAIDKVFDPYFTTKGPDKGTGIGLYMSKTIIEKNMGGSLTANNTEEGASFRIEV, from the coding sequence ATGAACGGTAGCGATATTTCAAGCCATGTTACTGATCCCGCCCGGCTTGCCGCATTGCGGGCCGTAGCCCTGTTGGATACTCCGACCGAAGAGGCATTCGATCGCCTGAGCAGACTCGCCTCGCGCTTTGCATCTGCACCCGTCGCCCTCGTCACGCTGGTAGACAGCGACCGGCAGTTCTTTAAAAGCTGCGTCGGCCTTCCCGAACCGTGGCTCTCCAGCCGCCAGACCCCCCTGTCGCATTCGTTCTGCCAATACAATCGCGTCGCCAAGCAGCCCCTCATCATCGAGGACGCCCGCGTTCATCCGCTGTTCAAGGAAAACCTCGCCATCAGGGACCTCATGGTCATTGCCTACCTGGGGATTCCGCTGGTCACTTCCGACGGCTACGTCCTCGGTTCCTTCTGCGTCATAGACCATAAGCCGAGGCACTGGAGCGGGGAGGATGTCGAGGTGGTGGAGAACCTCGCGGCCGCGGTGATGACCGAAATCCAGTTGCGCACGGAGATAGCGGTACGGGCTCGCGGCGAGGAGACACTGCGCCGGCAGCACGAGGAACTGGGGCGGGCATACCGGGAACTGGAGCGGGAGGCGGCAGAGCGGGCGAGGACTGCGGAGCAGCTGCGGCAAAGGGACCAGATGCTGATCCAGCAAAGCCGCCTGGCGGCGATGGGGGAGATGATCAATAACATCGCCCACCAGTGGCGGCAACCGCTCAACCTGTTGGGGTTACTGGCACAGGAACTGCCGATAACCTACGCGACAGAAGAGTTTTCGGAGCAATACCTTGAGTCGCGGGTGCAGAAGATGATGGAGTCGATCGGACACATGTCGGCGACCATCGACAATTTCCGCAACTTCTTCTGCCCAGAGATGGAAAAGGTGGAATTCGGCATATCCGACGTGGTGGAGAAGACCATATCGCTGATGGGTTTGACCCTGAAACAGGTGCAGATAAATATCGAGGTAGCGGGGAATGTCAATCCGGTCATCACCGGATATCCCAACCAGTATGCGCAGGTTCAGCTCAACATCCTCAACAACGCGAGGGATGCCTTTGCCGAGCGCAACGTGAGCAGCCCCAAAATCGAGATACGTATAGCGGCCGAGGAGGGGCGTTCGGTGTTAACCGTCAGCGACAACGCCGGCGGCATTCCCGCGGACGCCATCGACAAGGTATTCGACCCCTATTTCACCACCAAGGGGCCGGACAAGGGGACCGGGATCGGTCTCTACATGTCCAAGACGATCATCGAGAAGAACATGGGCGGATCGCTCACCGCCAACAACACCGAAGAGGGCGCCAGCTTCCGCATAGAGGTGTGA
- a CDS encoding GSU3128 family (seleno)protein, with translation MKIRKKILDFEYEEVLEVKYRELIRVGCAVAVGCPDULKKHFAVAKEAGATEEELNEAMAYGMIAPSGRAKNFVLGMKGVLDEL, from the coding sequence ATGAAGATCCGCAAGAAGATTCTCGATTTCGAGTATGAAGAGGTTCTGGAGGTCAAGTACCGCGAGCTGATACGGGTTGGCTGCGCCGTCGCGGTCGGCTGTCCGGATTGACTCAAGAAACACTTCGCGGTCGCGAAGGAAGCTGGCGCTACTGAAGAGGAACTGAACGAGGCCATGGCCTACGGCATGATCGCCCCTTCGGGAAGAGCAAAAAACTTCGTGCTCGGCATGAAGGGCGTGCTGGACGAGTTGTAA
- the radA gene encoding DNA repair protein RadA: MAKVKVKTGFVCSDCGADYPKWQGHCTACDAWSTIKEVRLGSERAARRDGFAGATSSVTLLSQVECTEQSRFSSGSEEFDRVLGGGFVPGSVILIGGDPGAGKSTILLQTMCYAAASKEVLYVSGEESLQQIAGRARRLQLPLDRVKMLAESSVEGVLEAAKSERPEVVVIDSIQVMQSAALEAAPGGVSQVRECAAALTCYAKTSGVVLIMVGHVTKDQSLAGPMTLSHMVDTQVMLSSTEDSRYRLMRTTKNRFGPVNELGVFAMTEAGLREVKNPSAIFLSRSEKAAPGSLISVLWEGTRPLLVEIQSLVVGAQYGSPRRLGIGLDQNRIAMILAVITKHGGLVLSDQDVFVNVVGGIRVLETSADLAVALAIVSSFRNTVLPQDLLVFGEVGLSGEIRPVSNGEMRLKEGVKHGFTRAIVPKGNAPRKGIPGLEVVAVTSLPEALEAI, translated from the coding sequence ATGGCCAAGGTAAAAGTAAAGACGGGGTTCGTTTGCTCCGATTGCGGCGCGGACTATCCGAAGTGGCAAGGGCACTGCACGGCCTGCGACGCCTGGAGCACCATCAAAGAGGTCAGGCTCGGATCCGAGAGAGCCGCGCGGCGCGATGGTTTCGCCGGAGCCACCTCGTCGGTCACCCTCCTTTCCCAGGTCGAATGCACCGAACAGTCCCGCTTTTCCAGCGGCAGCGAAGAGTTCGACCGGGTGCTCGGCGGGGGCTTCGTCCCCGGCTCCGTCATCCTGATCGGGGGGGACCCGGGCGCCGGGAAAAGCACCATCTTGCTGCAGACCATGTGCTACGCGGCCGCCTCGAAGGAGGTGCTCTACGTCTCGGGCGAGGAATCGCTGCAGCAGATCGCCGGGCGCGCCAGAAGGCTGCAACTCCCCCTGGACCGGGTGAAGATGCTGGCCGAGAGTTCGGTGGAAGGGGTACTGGAGGCGGCGAAAAGCGAGCGCCCCGAAGTGGTGGTAATCGACTCGATCCAGGTGATGCAGTCGGCAGCGCTGGAAGCGGCGCCGGGAGGGGTTTCCCAGGTGCGCGAGTGCGCGGCGGCGCTCACCTGCTACGCCAAGACCTCCGGAGTGGTGCTGATCATGGTCGGGCACGTCACCAAGGACCAGTCCCTGGCCGGCCCCATGACCCTCTCCCACATGGTCGACACCCAGGTGATGCTCTCCTCCACCGAGGACTCGCGCTACCGCTTGATGCGCACCACCAAGAACCGCTTCGGCCCGGTCAACGAATTGGGCGTCTTCGCCATGACCGAGGCGGGGCTGCGCGAGGTGAAAAATCCTTCGGCGATCTTCCTCTCCCGCAGCGAGAAGGCCGCGCCCGGCAGCCTGATCAGCGTCCTTTGGGAAGGGACCAGGCCGCTTCTGGTCGAGATCCAGTCCCTGGTAGTGGGGGCGCAGTACGGCTCGCCGCGCAGGCTGGGAATAGGGCTCGATCAAAACCGCATCGCCATGATCCTCGCCGTCATCACCAAGCACGGGGGGCTGGTGCTCTCGGACCAGGACGTCTTCGTGAACGTCGTGGGGGGAATAAGGGTATTGGAAACCAGCGCCGACCTCGCGGTGGCCCTGGCCATCGTTTCCAGCTTCCGCAACACGGTGCTCCCCCAGGACCTGCTGGTGTTCGGCGAGGTGGGGCTCTCGGGCGAGATCCGCCCGGTCTCCAACGGGGAAATGCGGCTCAAGGAAGGGGTGAAACATGGCTTCACCCGCGCCATCGTGCCCAAGGGAAACGCGCCGAGAAAGGGGATCCCTGGGTTGGAGGTGGTGGCGGTCACTTCGCTCCCCGAGGCGCTTGAGGCAATTTAA
- a CDS encoding beta-ketoacyl-ACP synthase III, translating to MLHAEILGTGGHVPARVVPNSFFEYLVDDADAWIHSRTGIRERRFAVEEESTSDLATGAALRALENADLDPLEIDCIIVATSTPDMILPATACMVQKNIGAERAFAFDMNAVCSSFIYGMEVADNLILSGKYRKVMLIGADTYSKILDFDDKGSAPLFGDGAGAVILGAGTSGKGIQHTMMQSDGRGWELIQVPSSGSRKPISAESIALKENTFKMAGKSVFTFATDVIPRIIKDLAERAGIRPEEIDHIIPHQANVRIIDFISKKTGIPKDKFLLNLDRYGNTAAASLGLALDENRRNGVIKPGETVLMMGFGGGLSWGGVLLKA from the coding sequence ATGCTGCATGCTGAAATCCTTGGCACCGGCGGGCACGTCCCCGCCCGTGTCGTCCCCAATAGCTTCTTTGAATACCTGGTTGATGATGCAGATGCCTGGATCCACTCGAGGACCGGCATCCGCGAGCGCCGTTTTGCCGTAGAGGAGGAATCGACCTCGGACCTCGCCACCGGCGCCGCCCTGCGCGCCCTGGAGAACGCCGATCTCGACCCTCTCGAGATCGACTGCATCATCGTCGCCACTTCCACCCCCGACATGATCCTCCCCGCCACCGCCTGCATGGTGCAAAAGAACATCGGAGCGGAGCGGGCCTTCGCCTTCGACATGAACGCAGTCTGCAGCAGCTTCATCTACGGGATGGAGGTCGCCGACAACCTCATCCTGTCGGGAAAATACCGCAAGGTCATGCTGATCGGCGCCGATACCTACTCGAAAATACTGGATTTCGACGACAAGGGGTCGGCTCCCCTTTTCGGCGACGGGGCCGGCGCCGTCATCCTCGGTGCCGGGACGTCTGGCAAGGGGATCCAGCACACCATGATGCAAAGCGACGGCAGGGGGTGGGAGCTGATCCAGGTCCCGTCCTCCGGTTCGCGTAAGCCGATCAGCGCCGAGAGCATCGCGCTCAAGGAGAACACCTTCAAGATGGCTGGCAAAAGCGTCTTCACCTTCGCCACCGATGTCATCCCGCGCATCATAAAGGACCTGGCCGAGCGGGCAGGGATCAGGCCCGAGGAAATCGACCACATCATCCCGCACCAGGCCAACGTGAGGATCATCGACTTCATCTCCAAGAAGACCGGGATTCCCAAGGACAAGTTCCTGCTCAACCTGGACCGTTACGGCAACACCGCCGCGGCGTCGCTTGGTTTGGCGCTCGACGAGAACCGCAGAAACGGCGTTATCAAGCCTGGGGAGACGGTGCTGATGATGGGATTCGGCGGCGGGCTCTCCTGGGGCGGGGTGCTGCTAAAGGCTTAG
- a CDS encoding L,D-transpeptidase family protein has protein sequence MGEGMREVRRVSRNWEQLCLFVVLATILFTAGGCSHLDGTFGAGSAFEEANRHSVLRDYQAALKGYELASKKYPTTGDRALFEMGIIHSHPDNPQKDYGKALDCYRTLIKEYPRSSYRQDSEMMVFYLVNVTIKDKLIDSQRNEIEVLQREVQNQRQEARALQLEIEKKVGEIAVLQQEIAAQEEEISPPPVPTGPADKVLIEKKERRLTLLSKGEVIKSYKISLGENPNGPKERQGDNKTPEGIYRIDSRNNDSQYHLSLHISYPNEQDKKRAKQLGVAPGGNIMIHGMRNGFSWFGEHHTLIDWTKGCIAVTDEEIQEIAELVPIGTVVEIMP, from the coding sequence TTGGGCGAAGGGATGAGGGAAGTGAGAAGAGTAAGCAGAAATTGGGAGCAGCTTTGCCTTTTTGTTGTGCTCGCTACGATACTTTTTACCGCGGGGGGGTGCAGCCATCTTGACGGAACCTTCGGGGCCGGATCGGCATTCGAAGAAGCAAATCGCCATTCCGTCCTGCGAGATTACCAGGCTGCGCTGAAGGGGTACGAACTGGCCTCGAAGAAGTATCCCACGACCGGGGACAGGGCTTTATTCGAGATGGGCATCATCCACTCTCATCCGGACAACCCGCAGAAGGACTATGGCAAAGCGCTGGATTGCTATCGAACCTTGATAAAGGAGTATCCCCGCAGCAGCTACAGGCAGGACAGCGAGATGATGGTTTTTTACCTCGTCAACGTGACCATCAAGGACAAGCTAATCGACTCACAGAGAAACGAAATCGAGGTGCTTCAGCGAGAGGTCCAGAACCAGCGCCAGGAGGCAAGAGCCCTGCAGCTGGAGATCGAGAAGAAGGTGGGTGAAATTGCGGTTCTGCAACAAGAGATTGCGGCACAGGAAGAAGAGATCTCTCCGCCTCCAGTGCCGACGGGACCGGCGGACAAGGTACTGATAGAAAAGAAGGAACGTCGCTTGACCTTGTTGTCGAAGGGTGAGGTGATCAAAAGCTATAAGATCTCGCTCGGGGAAAACCCGAATGGCCCCAAGGAGAGGCAGGGCGACAACAAGACTCCTGAGGGGATCTACCGCATCGATTCGAGAAACAACGACAGCCAGTATCACCTCTCCCTTCATATCTCCTACCCCAACGAGCAGGACAAAAAGCGAGCGAAGCAACTGGGCGTTGCTCCCGGCGGCAACATCATGATTCACGGCATGCGGAATGGCTTCTCGTGGTTTGGGGAGCACCACACCTTGATTGACTGGACCAAGGGGTGCATAGCGGTAACGGACGAGGAAATACAGGAGATCGCAGAATTAGTACCAATCGGGACTGTCGTCGAGATAATGCCGTAG
- a CDS encoding HD-GYP domain-containing protein, producing the protein MIDGLQHAQRLATLLSGAIKGAGLYPPGHPASLQPFREMEALMLMLQRNGGDLRLAVVDGVLSVGEHLFFAPPAPLQELINRLEEKKIAGLILKPGVLTPDLTVLTRLMAEGSDEAGDLTRGLKEAGVKLIEVMEENSLSHTYNEAVSAVRDIFEEIGKGRIPNSRRMLTVVSSLASAAIKEPAALLGLALIKDYDNYTFQHSVNVGVLSMALSASMGHGEIEVEECGLAGFLHDIGKTRVDKDILNKPGKLSSDEFLEMRKHPEFGAAIVREMEGVPEGVAEAVLGHHIRYDRAGYPEWAREKEFGTTSKIVAVADFYDATTTLRSYQRPMLPDQAMKEIRKAVGGSLDGAIVERFMELTGKYPTGSLVRLDSNEIAVVFSPSSQPCGAAVVKVVMDPHGSLLENPELRSLITSGDNIVDLVDPLVKGIDVAQYF; encoded by the coding sequence ATGATTGACGGCCTGCAGCATGCACAACGCCTGGCGACGCTCCTGTCGGGCGCGATCAAAGGGGCCGGGCTCTATCCGCCTGGGCACCCCGCCTCGTTGCAGCCCTTCCGGGAAATGGAAGCGCTGATGCTGATGCTGCAGCGCAACGGCGGAGACCTGCGCCTGGCTGTTGTGGATGGGGTTCTCTCGGTCGGCGAGCATCTCTTCTTCGCGCCCCCCGCACCGCTGCAGGAGCTGATCAACCGTCTCGAGGAGAAGAAGATAGCTGGCCTGATCCTCAAGCCGGGGGTGCTGACGCCGGACCTGACCGTGCTGACGCGCTTGATGGCGGAGGGAAGCGACGAGGCCGGCGACCTGACGCGCGGGCTGAAGGAGGCCGGGGTAAAGCTGATCGAGGTGATGGAGGAGAATTCCCTGTCCCATACCTACAACGAAGCGGTCAGCGCGGTGCGCGACATCTTCGAGGAGATCGGCAAGGGGCGCATACCCAATTCCCGGCGCATGCTTACCGTGGTGAGCAGCCTCGCCTCGGCGGCCATCAAGGAACCGGCGGCGCTCTTGGGTCTCGCCCTGATCAAGGATTACGACAACTACACCTTCCAGCATAGCGTCAACGTCGGCGTACTCTCCATGGCGCTCTCAGCGTCCATGGGACATGGGGAGATCGAGGTGGAGGAGTGCGGCCTGGCCGGCTTTCTCCACGACATCGGGAAGACCCGGGTGGACAAGGACATCCTCAACAAGCCGGGGAAGCTGAGCAGCGACGAGTTTTTGGAGATGAGGAAGCACCCGGAATTCGGGGCCGCCATCGTCCGGGAGATGGAAGGGGTTCCGGAAGGGGTGGCCGAGGCGGTCCTGGGACATCATATCCGTTACGACCGGGCAGGATACCCGGAGTGGGCCAGGGAAAAGGAGTTCGGGACCACCAGCAAGATCGTCGCCGTCGCCGACTTCTACGACGCCACCACCACGCTGAGAAGCTACCAGCGCCCCATGCTCCCCGACCAGGCGATGAAGGAGATCAGGAAAGCGGTGGGGGGAAGCCTGGACGGCGCCATCGTGGAGCGGTTCATGGAGTTGACCGGAAAGTATCCCACCGGCAGCCTGGTCCGGCTCGACAGCAACGAGATCGCCGTGGTGTTCTCCCCCAGCAGCCAGCCCTGCGGCGCGGCGGTGGTGAAGGTGGTCATGGACCCGCACGGAAGCCTGCTCGAAAACCCAGAGCTGAGAAGCCTCATCACGAGCGGCGACAACATCGTGGACCTGGTAGATCCTCTGGTGAAGGGGATCGACGTGGCGCAGTACTTTTAG
- a CDS encoding methyltransferase domain-containing protein, translating into MQLSFAPTTDGVELQRLLQQLLVPGSLLDVPLARSIDRLARSFARYAASYPLPLWAPGLVTDNEMRNLTEALLPMAEIRPAFDRLLERSCRFSPLLAGCYLHSSACWIDFLQRLQPPLPLANPAVILSGLAEDDQARQRFLFSLMLPHHYGGGFDRYPLQSQWLSAWLKERARSFEGGIRILDSACGSGEGTYQVAELLLEAGYSGRSCEVHGSTLEEIELFAAAHLYFPHDPEREREYRARMAPVLGAADAPRFEFYLDRVGSVPEREPYHLVLCNGLLGGPMLHDDAGLDTAFAGLSQRLLPGGVLLATDRFHAGWRIKVPAEKLCALMEKQGLTPFQVPEGIGGKKRV; encoded by the coding sequence ATGCAGCTTTCCTTTGCACCTACCACGGACGGAGTCGAGCTGCAGCGACTGCTTCAGCAGCTCCTGGTTCCCGGGTCTCTTCTCGACGTGCCGCTCGCCAGAAGCATCGACCGCCTCGCCCGCTCCTTCGCACGGTATGCCGCGAGCTACCCCCTGCCGCTTTGGGCTCCCGGGCTCGTGACGGACAACGAGATGCGGAACCTGACCGAGGCGCTCTTGCCCATGGCTGAGATCCGCCCCGCTTTCGACCGCCTGCTGGAGCGCTCTTGCCGCTTCTCCCCTCTTCTCGCCGGATGTTACCTGCACAGCTCCGCCTGCTGGATCGATTTCCTGCAGCGGCTGCAGCCCCCCCTGCCGCTGGCTAACCCCGCCGTGATCCTCTCCGGATTGGCTGAGGATGACCAGGCCCGGCAGCGTTTCCTCTTCTCGCTGATGCTCCCCCATCACTATGGCGGCGGCTTCGACCGTTATCCCCTGCAGTCGCAGTGGCTTTCGGCGTGGCTAAAGGAGCGGGCGCGAAGCTTCGAGGGGGGTATCAGGATACTGGACAGCGCCTGCGGCAGCGGCGAGGGGACCTATCAGGTGGCGGAACTGCTGTTGGAAGCGGGATATTCGGGAAGAAGTTGCGAGGTGCACGGGTCAACGCTGGAAGAGATCGAGCTCTTCGCGGCGGCTCATCTCTACTTCCCGCACGATCCTGAGCGCGAAAGGGAATACCGGGCGCGGATGGCGCCGGTTTTAGGCGCCGCCGATGCTCCGCGGTTTGAGTTTTACCTGGATCGGGTCGGCTCGGTCCCGGAGAGGGAGCCTTACCACCTGGTTTTGTGCAACGGTCTTCTGGGCGGGCCGATGCTGCACGATGACGCGGGGTTGGACACCGCCTTCGCCGGCCTTTCCCAACGTCTTTTACCGGGCGGGGTGCTCTTGGCGACCGACCGCTTCCACGCGGGGTGGAGGATTAAGGTGCCGGCGGAGAAGCTTTGTGCGTTGATGGAGAAACAGGGGCTCACACCCTTTCAGGTACCGGAGGGGATCGGTGGGAAGAAGAGGGTTTGA
- a CDS encoding HEAT repeat domain-containing protein — MPLLRDPEVEVRLAAARALEKLEAAESLEEIFDRLKRGDRATKVAAIYAMGRIGGAKVLPVLFYCAGRSEVDIKSAAIRVLGEVELPEAVPVLLEKLDDPAPEVRAFAIEALGHYRDPALVPRLLPFLKANDGMLDAEAALALGRIGDASLAEPLMRLIHSPHEKTRAAAATALSLLP, encoded by the coding sequence ATGCCGCTCCTCAGGGATCCGGAGGTAGAGGTGCGCCTGGCGGCGGCGCGTGCGCTGGAAAAGCTGGAGGCGGCCGAGAGCCTGGAAGAGATCTTCGATCGGCTGAAACGCGGGGATCGCGCCACCAAAGTGGCCGCTATTTACGCGATGGGGCGCATCGGCGGTGCGAAGGTACTGCCGGTCCTCTTTTACTGCGCGGGAAGAAGCGAGGTAGACATCAAGTCCGCTGCGATACGGGTGCTGGGCGAGGTGGAACTCCCGGAGGCGGTGCCTGTCCTTTTGGAGAAACTCGACGATCCGGCGCCGGAGGTGCGGGCCTTCGCCATCGAAGCGCTCGGCCACTACCGCGACCCCGCCCTGGTCCCCCGGCTGCTCCCTTTCCTGAAAGCAAACGACGGCATGCTCGACGCCGAAGCCGCACTTGCCTTAGGGCGAATCGGCGACGCGTCGCTGGCCGAGCCGCTCATGAGGCTGATCCACTCCCCCCACGAAAAAACCCGCGCTGCAGCGGCAACCGCCCTCTCCCTGCTCCCCTGA
- a CDS encoding HEAT repeat domain-containing protein — translation MKKKMLKLVPPAENRGFLVQALVELHKAVKGAGFYPKGHPYRTETLQRAYDCLKKLLSDRELVLGVNRHGFLLTGEPVEGNNMVQQLAHECFIRRIANISFMQDLIPGDLGIFVQLLNCDPQKGAAAGGLAKELEDRGVRTVWVNEKDLASIWAKRPGYHEGVQEGWDSIPSLGMPATPVNQQRGIGELLVLMAGEPSDARYQELGRELMAGYQVDPQQVPVLTILEELLRQHQEPERSLPQREYALFTLDHLADGAADQLLNALEGRECEERESIHRVLAALGGKGAYWVIQRICLAEGLFERKSLAAALVALGQAAIAPLIAMLKDERWYVVRNMVAIIGELRSADCVLALKRPLYHHDVRVRKEAIRALMKIGGEASVLLLLPLLDEEDEGVVRHAILSLGLMRSREAVPALLKLLDRRDIFLKELGVKKEVVTALGRIGDRRVTPQLLKMLGTRGWPVLGRWLELKVAVASTLGMLGDETAIAALTSLARGSGALAEACREALDAIERISGGTHD, via the coding sequence GTGAAGAAAAAAATGCTGAAGCTGGTCCCGCCGGCGGAGAATCGGGGGTTCCTGGTACAGGCCCTGGTCGAATTGCACAAGGCGGTGAAGGGGGCTGGGTTCTATCCCAAAGGGCACCCTTACCGCACCGAGACCCTGCAGCGCGCTTACGACTGCCTGAAGAAGCTCTTGTCGGACCGCGAACTGGTTCTCGGCGTGAACCGGCACGGGTTCCTCCTGACGGGGGAGCCTGTCGAGGGGAACAACATGGTGCAGCAGCTGGCACATGAATGTTTCATCCGCAGGATCGCCAACATCAGCTTCATGCAGGACCTTATCCCCGGCGACCTGGGTATCTTCGTACAGCTGCTCAATTGCGACCCGCAAAAAGGAGCCGCCGCGGGCGGCCTCGCCAAGGAACTCGAAGACAGAGGGGTGCGCACCGTCTGGGTCAACGAGAAGGACTTGGCCTCCATCTGGGCCAAGCGTCCCGGGTACCACGAGGGGGTGCAGGAGGGTTGGGACAGCATCCCTTCCCTCGGGATGCCCGCTACGCCGGTGAATCAGCAGCGCGGCATCGGAGAGCTGCTGGTGCTGATGGCGGGGGAACCAAGCGATGCGCGCTACCAGGAGCTGGGGCGGGAGCTGATGGCGGGGTATCAGGTCGATCCGCAGCAGGTTCCGGTTCTCACCATCCTGGAGGAGCTGCTGCGTCAGCACCAGGAGCCTGAGCGGAGCCTTCCCCAGAGGGAGTACGCGCTCTTCACGCTGGATCACCTGGCCGACGGTGCTGCGGACCAGTTGCTAAACGCGCTGGAAGGCCGCGAATGCGAGGAGCGGGAGTCGATTCACCGCGTGCTTGCCGCCCTCGGGGGCAAAGGGGCGTACTGGGTGATCCAGAGGATCTGCCTCGCCGAGGGGCTCTTCGAAAGGAAGTCGCTGGCAGCGGCGCTCGTGGCCCTGGGGCAGGCTGCCATAGCGCCTTTGATCGCGATGCTCAAGGACGAGCGCTGGTACGTGGTGAGGAACATGGTGGCGATCATTGGAGAGTTGCGCAGCGCCGACTGCGTCCTCGCGCTGAAGCGGCCTCTGTACCACCACGACGTCCGGGTACGCAAGGAAGCGATCCGGGCGCTGATGAAGATAGGGGGGGAGGCGTCGGTACTCTTGCTGTTGCCGCTTCTGGACGAAGAGGACGAAGGGGTGGTACGCCACGCCATACTTTCCCTGGGCCTGATGCGCAGCCGCGAGGCGGTGCCGGCACTGTTGAAGCTTTTGGATCGCCGCGACATCTTCCTGAAAGAACTCGGGGTGAAGAAGGAAGTGGTGACCGCCTTAGGGCGCATCGGCGACCGCAGGGTCACCCCGCAACTGCTCAAGATGCTCGGCACCCGCGGCTGGCCCGTGCTTGGACGGTGGCTCGAACTGAAAGTTGCAGTGGCTTCGACGCTGGGCATGCTGGGGGACGAGACGGCCATTGCCGCGCTCACCTCGCTCGCCCGCGGTTCCGGCGCGCTCGCTGAGGCGTGCCGCGAGGCGTTGGACGCCATTGAAAGGATTTCCGGAGGAACCCATGATTGA
- a CDS encoding MATE family efflux transporter, with amino-acid sequence MKRLFIKRRRKPVSIRRNVAALSMPVLLSSLFQRLVSIVDIFMVGGLGAAAIAATGLGQLLIFVTMTVFWGLSTGANVVIAHLWGAGRQLEARRAGFASLLLCALLAVAATLLGIGFGSEVATFMGASSDVLAYASPYIRLVFLYFAFTAGLNILSAISQGTGNTRTPMEAILLVNILHVVIAYPLIYGKFGFPRYGVIGAAYAINISEAAGFIYLLIQSLRKGYLKIGPPDMVLLNKVWKIGYPVALERIAQQSGQLFYSKFIIGFGTAAYAAHQIGLSIESLSFMPGAGMGIAAATLMGQSLGAKKLRRAHMSHTEALRLAIIVMACMALLFFFIPHHLIALFTSDPDVIEKGSVFLKLVAFAQVPLAISFVYAGSLRGTGDTHYVFLVTLVAMWGIRVLLSYVAAVPLHLSLYAVWGVFLVDWFFRAGAFYWRYQRRDLHSVII; translated from the coding sequence TTGAAGCGTCTCTTTATCAAAAGAAGAAGGAAACCGGTCTCGATCCGCCGCAACGTCGCGGCGCTTTCGATGCCGGTGCTCCTGTCGTCCCTGTTCCAGCGCCTGGTTTCCATCGTCGACATCTTCATGGTCGGCGGGTTGGGAGCGGCTGCCATCGCCGCCACCGGCCTCGGCCAGTTGCTGATCTTCGTGACCATGACGGTGTTCTGGGGGCTTTCCACCGGCGCCAACGTGGTTATAGCGCATCTTTGGGGCGCGGGGCGCCAACTTGAGGCACGCCGGGCGGGCTTCGCCTCGCTTTTGCTTTGCGCCCTTCTCGCCGTGGCGGCGACCCTTTTGGGGATTGGTTTCGGCAGCGAGGTGGCAACCTTCATGGGGGCGAGCAGCGACGTCCTGGCCTACGCCTCGCCTTATATCCGACTGGTCTTTCTCTACTTCGCCTTTACCGCCGGACTCAACATCCTCTCCGCCATCAGCCAGGGGACCGGCAACACCAGGACGCCGATGGAGGCCATCCTCCTGGTCAATATCCTGCACGTGGTCATCGCCTACCCGCTCATCTACGGCAAGTTCGGCTTCCCCCGCTACGGTGTGATTGGTGCCGCTTACGCGATCAACATCTCGGAGGCTGCAGGATTCATCTACCTCCTGATCCAGTCGCTCAGGAAGGGGTATCTGAAGATTGGCCCTCCCGACATGGTGCTCCTGAATAAAGTATGGAAGATCGGCTACCCGGTCGCGCTGGAGCGGATCGCCCAGCAGTCGGGACAGCTTTTCTACTCCAAGTTCATCATCGGCTTCGGCACCGCCGCCTACGCGGCGCACCAGATCGGGCTCTCCATCGAATCTCTTTCCTTCATGCCCGGGGCCGGCATGGGGATCGCCGCCGCCACCTTGATGGGACAGTCGCTGGGCGCCAAGAAACTCAGGCGCGCCCACATGAGCCACACCGAAGCGCTGCGGCTCGCCATCATCGTCATGGCCTGCATGGCGCTCCTCTTTTTCTTCATTCCGCACCACCTGATCGCCCTCTTCACCAGCGATCCCGACGTCATCGAAAAAGGAAGCGTCTTCCTGAAGCTGGTCGCCTTCGCCCAGGTGCCGCTCGCCATCTCCTTCGTCTATGCCGGGAGCCTGCGCGGTACCGGCGACACGCATTACGTCTTCCTGGTAACACTCGTCGCCATGTGGGGGATCAGGGTGCTTCTCTCCTACGTCGCCGCAGTCCCGCTGCACCTCTCGCTCTACGCCGTCTGGGGGGTGTTCCTGGTGGACTGGTTCTTCCGGGCCGGCGCTTTCTATTGGCGCTACCAGCGCCGCGACCTGCACAGCGTCATCATCTAG